The window ACGGCTGCGCGCGCACGCGCAACGGCGGGTCTGAAAGGAAAACGGCCCGCAGGAGCTGCGGGCCGTGGCCTCGAGCGGGGTCGCCGGTGATCAGGCGGTGACTTCCTTCGCGACGCTCGCGTACTCGTCGATCTGGTCGAAGTTCATGTAGCGGTACACGCTGTCGGCGTCCTTGTTGATGATGCCCATCGCCTCGTGGTACTCGGCCACGGTCGGAATCTTGCCGAGCTTCGAGGCGATCGCCGCCAGTTCGGCCGAGGCCAGGAACACGTTGGTGTTCTTGCCCAGGCGGTTCGGGAAGTTGCGGGTGCTGGTGGAGACGACGGTCGCGCCTTCACGCACCTGGGCCTGGTTGCCCATGCAGAGGCTGCACCCGGGCATCTCGGTGCGGGCACCGGCGGCGCCGAAGTTGGCGTAGTGGCCTTCCTTGATCAGCTCGCTCTCGTCCATCTTGGTCGGCGGGGCGACCCACAGCTTGACCGGAATGTCGCGCTGTCCGCCCAGCAGCTTGGCGGCGGCGCGGAAGTGGCCGATGTTGGTCATGCACGAGCCGATGAAGGCCTCGTCGATCTTGGTGCCGGCGACCTCGGACATGAACTTGGCGTCGTCCGGGTCGTTGGGGCAGCAGACGATCGGTTCCTTGATGTCGGCCAGATCGATCTCGATCACGGCGGCGTACTCGGCATTCTTGTCGGCCTCGAGCAACTGCGGATTGGCCAGCCAGGCCTCGACCTTCTCGATGCGGCGCTGCAGGGTGCGGGCGTCGGCATAGCCGTCGGCGATCATGTTCTTCATCAGCACCACGTTGCTGGTGAGGTATTCCTTGATCGGCGCCGGGTTGAGCTTGATGGTGCAGCCGGCGGCCGAACGCTCGGCCGAGGCGTCGCTCAGCTCGAAGGCCTGCTCCACCTTCAGGTCCGGCAGGCCCTCGATTTCCAGCACGCGGCCGGAGAACACGTTCTTCTTGCCGGCCTTGGCGACCGTCAGCAGGCCGGCCTTGATCGCGTACAGCGGGATCGCATGCACCAGGTCACGCAGCGTCACGCCCGGCTGCATCTGGCCCTTGAAGCGCACCAGCACCGATTCGGGCATGTCCAGCGGCATCACGCCGGTGGCCGCGCCGAAGGCGACCAGGCCCGAGCCTGCGGGGAAGCTGATGCCGATGGGGAAGCGCGTGTGGCTGTCGCCGCCGGTGCCCACGGTGTCGGGCAGCAGCAGGCGGTTGAGCCAGCTGTGGATCACGCCGTCGCCCGGGCGCAGCGCCACGCCGCCGCGGTTGCTGATGAAGGCGGGCAGCTCGCGGTGCGTCTTCACGTCCACGGGCTTCGGGTAGGCCGCGGTGTGGCAGAAGCTCTGCATCACCAGGTCGGCGCTGAAGCCCAGGCAAGCCAGGTCCTTCAGTTCGTCGCGCGTCATCGGGCCGGTGGTGTCCTGGCTGCCGACGGTGGTCATCTTGGGCTCGCAGTAGGTGCCCGGGCGCACGCCCTGGCCCTCGGGCAGGCCGACCGCGCGGCCGACCATCTTCTGCGCCAGCGTGAAACCGGCCTGGGTCGCGGCCGGGGCCTTGGGCAGGCGGAAGAGCGTGGATGCGGGGAGGCCGAGAAACTCGCGCGCCTTGCCGGTGAGGCTGCGGCCGATGATCAGGTTGATGCGGCCGCCGGCGCGCACCTCGTCGAACAGCACCTCGTTCTTCAGCTTG is drawn from Methylibium petroleiphilum PM1 and contains these coding sequences:
- the acnB gene encoding bifunctional aconitate hydratase 2/2-methylisocitrate dehydratase, giving the protein MLQAYRQHAAERAALGIPPLPLEAKQVAELIELIKNPPAGEESFLLDLLTHRVPPGVDDAAKVKASFLAAVAHGDLAVALISKAKATELLGTMVGGYNVKPLIDLLDDADVAAVAAEGLKRTLLMFDFFHDVAEKAKAGNAKAKEVIQSWADAEWFTSRPEVDKKITVTVFKVPGETNTDDLSPAPDAWSRPDIPLHYLAMLKNTREGAAFKPEEDGKRGPMQFIDDLKKKGHLVAYVGDVVGTGSSRKSATNSVIWATGQDIPFVPNKRFGGVTLGGKIAPIFFNTQEDSGSLPIEVDVSKLEMGDVVDILPYEGKIQKNGATVVEFKLKNEVLFDEVRAGGRINLIIGRSLTGKAREFLGLPASTLFRLPKAPAATQAGFTLAQKMVGRAVGLPEGQGVRPGTYCEPKMTTVGSQDTTGPMTRDELKDLACLGFSADLVMQSFCHTAAYPKPVDVKTHRELPAFISNRGGVALRPGDGVIHSWLNRLLLPDTVGTGGDSHTRFPIGISFPAGSGLVAFGAATGVMPLDMPESVLVRFKGQMQPGVTLRDLVHAIPLYAIKAGLLTVAKAGKKNVFSGRVLEIEGLPDLKVEQAFELSDASAERSAAGCTIKLNPAPIKEYLTSNVVLMKNMIADGYADARTLQRRIEKVEAWLANPQLLEADKNAEYAAVIEIDLADIKEPIVCCPNDPDDAKFMSEVAGTKIDEAFIGSCMTNIGHFRAAAKLLGGQRDIPVKLWVAPPTKMDESELIKEGHYANFGAAGARTEMPGCSLCMGNQAQVREGATVVSTSTRNFPNRLGKNTNVFLASAELAAIASKLGKIPTVAEYHEAMGIINKDADSVYRYMNFDQIDEYASVAKEVTA